One window of Amaranthus tricolor cultivar Red isolate AtriRed21 chromosome 13, ASM2621246v1, whole genome shotgun sequence genomic DNA carries:
- the LOC130797494 gene encoding G-type lectin S-receptor-like serine/threonine-protein kinase LECRK1: MALPYFIFVYLFNLCLVTSAQTTYNNITLGSSLVAGDNSLWLSPSNDFAFGFQQIQSGSFLLALWFNKIPEKTITWSANRDQLAPKGSKVELTSDGNLILTDPSGRELWKPKQQQTVAAAAAVLDTGNFILIDKNSVVVWQSFDEPTDTLLPTQNLNQGSQLIASFTSKNYSSGRFSFDINYNGNVALYTTNFPLFNSLNSIYQTFEDQGLGYQVVFSKSGSLNLVDGSGDVLADVLQNEVSHEEIQYQRVILEYDGVLRHYIYPKNSSPSKNWFINSFSPDNICTAVTQQTGSGVCGFNSYCKLGNDMKPKCICPPGYAVLDSTNEMSGCFQNFPAQSCNAASTEKDKFDFKVLQDVDWPLSDYEHFENVSIEWCKEVCLNDCFCAVAIYRNGGDCWKKKTPLSNGKNDSSVDRIAFIKTRINGGSNHGH; this comes from the exons ATggcattaccttattttatatttgtttatctATTTAATCTGTGCTTAGTAACCTCTGCACAAACTACCTACAATAACATAACCTTAGGCTCTTCTCTTGTTGCAGGAGACAATTCATTATGGTTATCTCCCTCGAACGATTTTGCTTTCGGGTTCCAACAGATTCAGTCAGGATCATTCCTATTAGCCCTATGGTTCAATAAAATCCCTGAAAAAACCATAACTTGGTCAGCCAATAGAGACCAGCTAGCACCCAAGGGCTCCAAAGTTGAGCTAACTTCTGATGGGAACTTGATTCTGACTGACCCAAGTGGGCGCGAGTTATGGAAACCCAAGCAGCAACAAACAGTCGCCGCTGCTGCAGCAGTGCTAGACACAGGGAACTTCATACTCATTGATAAGAATTCTGTTGTGGTGTGGCAAAGTTTTGATGAACCAACTGATACACTTTTACCCACACAGAATCTGAACCAAGGCAGCCAACTCATTGCTAGTTTTACTAGCAAGAATTACTCGAGTGGAAGATTTTCGTTCGATATAAATTACAATGGAAATGTTGCATTATACACAACTAATTTCCCGCTTTTCAACTCTCTGAATTCCATCTATCAGACATTTGAAGATCAAGGGCTCGGATATCAGGTTGTGTTCAGTAAATCTGGTTCTCTGAACCTGGTTGATGGGAGTGGTGATGTTCTAGCTGATGTTCTTCAAAATGAAGTTTCTCATGAAGAAATACAATATCAGAGAGTTATCCTTGAATATGATGGTGTGTTAAGGCATTACATTTACCCAAAAAACTCATCTCCTTCAAAAAATTGGTTCATCAACTCTTTCTCCCCAGACAACATCTGCACTGCTGTTACACAACAGACAG GTAGTGGAGTTTGTGGTTTCAACAGCTACTGCAAATTAGGAAATGATATGAAACCAAAGTGTATATGTCCTCCTGGCTATGCAGTCTTAGATTCAACCAATGAAATGAGTGGATGTTTCCAGAACTTTCCTGCACAGAGTTGTAATGCTGCATCAACGGAAAAAGATAAGTTTGATTTCAAAGTGTTGCAGGATGTTGATTGGCCACTTTCAGATTATGAGCATTTTGAAAATGTTTCAATAGAATGGTGTAAAGAAGTTTGTTTAAATGATTGCTTCTGTGCTGTTGCTATTTACAGAAATGGTGGAGATTGTTGGAAAAAGAAGACACCACTTTCAAATGGGAAAAATGACAGCTCTGTGGATAGGATTGCTTTTATTaagacaaggattaatggtggaTCCAACCATGGTCATTAA